Proteins from one Telopea speciosissima isolate NSW1024214 ecotype Mountain lineage chromosome 1, Tspe_v1, whole genome shotgun sequence genomic window:
- the LOC122648798 gene encoding U6 small nuclear RNA (adenine-(43)-N(6))-methyltransferase-like produces the protein MPSKKRRRLERPTIHPRNKYFANAPDFRLLASLYPSFEPYVFYSQDGRPKIDWTDFNATRELTRVLLDHDHSVKWWIPDGQLCPTVPNRSNYIHWIEDLLSLEVTANTKTNKDKVKGFDIGTGANCIYPLLGASLLGWSFIGSDFTDVALEWAERNVKNNLHLSELIEIRKAGDMGQTCSREENCNDQLVSGEAKAGTSEISCEKALDPDSQDVVSDTTKGYYGPPVLLGVVKDGECFDFCMCNPPFFESMEEAGLNPKTSCGGTHEEMVCPGGEKAFITRIIEDSVVLKQSFRWYTSLIGRKSNLNYLISKLWEVGVTIVKTTEFSQGQTCRWGIAWSFMSPSKKLISSHVAEKNNLSFMLEGVQRQFSAIDVLKSVESFFLSGGASCKLNTSSFVVDVTASSAYCDSVLKNGVLDFDGAINCHFICERSNGPNNLQPPLDGLCFRVSVFQQIPGTLLVRGSLNRRQNPSSGAFPLIFQWLEDVLKKEFIEKR, from the exons ATGCCGAGCAAGAAGCGAAGGAGACTAGAACGTCCAACCATTCATCCGCGCAACAAATATTTCGCGAATGCACCGGATTTTCGTCTACTGGCGTCGCTATACCCGTCATTTGAACCCTACGTCTTCTATTCTCAAGACGGTCGGCCTAAGATCGATTGGACCGATTTTAATGCCACAAGAGAGCTCACAAGGGTCTTACTTGATCATGATCACAGTGTCAAATG GTGGATTCCTGATGGGCAACTCTGTCCTACCGTACCTAACAGATCCAATTACATCCATTGGATTGAAGATCTTTTATCATTAGAAGTCACTGCGAATACTAAAACCAATAAAGATAAGGTTAAGGGCTTCGATATTGGAACTGGAGCGAACTGCATATACCCACTTCTTGGTGCATCTCTTCTAGGTTGGAGCTTTATTGGGTCAG ATTTTACTGATGTTGCACTAGAGTGGGCGGAAAGGAATGTTAAGAATAATCTACATTTATCAGAGTTGATTGAAATTAGGAAGGCTGGAGACATGGGGCAGACCTGCTCGAGGGAAGAAAATTGTAATGATCAGTTGGTTTCTGGTGAAGCCAAAGCAGGCACATCAGAGATATCTTGTGAGAAAGCATTAGACCCAGATTCGCAGGACGTGGTTTCAGATACAACGAAGGGTTATTATGGACCACCTGTACTTCTTGGTGTTGTCAAGGATGGTGAGTGTTTTGACTTCTGTATGTGTAATCCTCCCTTTTTCGAGAGCATGGAGGAAGCAGGACTAAATCCAAAGACATCATGTGGTGGGACACATGAGGAGATGGTTTGTCCTGGTGGAGAAAAGGCATTTATCACTCGTATTATCGAGGATAGTGTTGTCCTAAAGCAATCTTTCCG GTGGTACACTTCATTGATTGGGAGGAAATCTAACCTTAATTACCTAATTTCAAAGCTCTGGGAGGTGGGGGTCACCATAGTGAAGACTACTGAATTTTCTCAAGGACAAACATGTCGATGGGGTATTGCGTGGTCTTTCATGTCTCCTTCTAAGAAGTTGATATCATCCCATGTGGCAGAGAAGAATAACTTGTCCTTCATGCTTGAG GGTGTTCAACGTCAGTTCAGTGCTATAGATGTACTGAAATCTGTGGagtccttcttcctttctggtgGTGCATCTTGTAAATTGAATACCTCCTCATTTGTTGTTGAT GTCACTGCATCAAGCGCTTACTGTGACTCTGTCCTGAAAAATGGGGTACTGGACTTTGATGGAGCAATTAACTGCCACTTTATTTGTGAAAGATCCAACGGCCCAAATAATTTGCAGCCACCATTGGATGGACTATGTTTCCGTGTCTCA GTCTTCCAGCAAATCCCAGGCACGCTTTTAGTGAGAGGATCATTAAATCGTAGACAAAATCCATCATCAG gaGCATTTCCACTAATATTCCAGTGGCTAGAGGATGTACTCAAGAAGGAGTTCATAGAGAAAAGATGA